The proteins below are encoded in one region of Belonocnema kinseyi isolate 2016_QV_RU_SX_M_011 chromosome 1, B_treatae_v1, whole genome shotgun sequence:
- the LOC117171320 gene encoding sodium/potassium-transporting ATPase subunit alpha-like, whose product MVLEAVRKCRTAGIKVIMVTGDHPVTAMAIAKKVGIISEGHEPKYDKAVGRKKSISLIADVEAEAIVVTGSELRNMDPVEIDDIVSKYEEIVFARTSPQQKLLIVESCQRLGEIVAVTGDGVNDAPALRKADIGVAMGIAGSDVAKNAADMILMDDNFATIVIGIEEGRLIFDNLKKSIAYTLTSSVPEMLPMLASILFSIPLPFVIELVLCVDIGTDLLPAIALAYEKAESDIMHRAPRNPMRDKLVNRRLISMAYGQIGMTQSIAGFYTYFTILLSHGFKPQHLFGLRQDWENSAINDLKDSWGQTWDYKSRMNLLNEARTGYFLAIVITQMVDLIMCKTRRNSIFQQGMGNWFLNFSFIFEIVLTGALLYIPGTETVLKTMPLAAIWYLPCLPFAIFLWIYDELRRYAIRKYPGGFFERETYY is encoded by the exons ATGGTTCTTGAGGCCGTCCGCAAATGTCGAACAGCCGGGATCAAGGTGATCATGGTGACTGGAGATCATCCCGTAACCGCGATGGCGATAGCTAAGAAAGTCGGGATCATCAGCGAAGGCCACGAACCCAAATACGACAAAGCAGTCGGACGCAAAAAGTCCATTTCTCTTATCGCAGACGTGGAAGCCGAAGCAATTGTCGTTACCGGCTCAGAACTTCGAAACATGGACCCTGTCGAAATAGATGACATTGTCAGCAAATATGAGGAAATTGTCTTTGCAAGAACTTCACCACAGCAAAAGCTCCTCATAGTCGAAAGTTGCCAGCGACTTGGAGAAATTGTAGCCGTGACTGGAGACGGAGTCAATGACGCTCCAGCTTTGAGGAAAGCAGACATCGGTGTTGCAATGGGCATTGCAGGATCGGACGTTGCAAAAAATGCTGCCGATATGATTCTCATGGATGACAATTTTGCAACTATCGTGATAGGAATTGAAGAAGGAAGgctaatttttgataatttgaagaaatcGATCGCTTATACTTTAACTTCAAGCGTTCCTGAGATGCTACCGATGCTTGCAAGTATTCTGTTCTCAATTCCACTACCTTTTGTTATTGAACTTGTACTTTGTGTGGATATTGGGACAGACCTCCTTCCGGCGATTGCACTCGCGTATGAGAAAGCAGAGTCCGATATTATGCATAGGGCTCCTAGGAATCCAATGCGAGATAAACTTGTCAATAGAAGACTAATTTCAATGGCCTATGGACAAATCGGCATGACTCAGTCCATTGCTGGGTTCTATACGTATTTTACGATTCTTTTGTCTCATGGGTTTAAGCCGCAACATTTGTTTGGATTAAGGCAGGACTGGGAAAACAGTGCGATTAATGACCTAAAG GATTCATGGGGACAGACTTGGGACTATAAAAGCAGGATGAACTTGCTGAATGAAGCAAGAACTGGATACTTTCTCGCGATCGTCATCACACAAATGGTGGATCTAATTATGTGCAAGACAAGGCGTAACTCTATATTTCAGCAAGGAATGGGGAATTGGTTTCTTAACTTTTCATTTATCTTCGAAATCGTTCTTACTGGGGCTTTACTCTACATACCAGGCACCGAAACTGTTCTGAAGACAATGCCTCTAGCGGCTATTTGGTATTTACCATGTTTGCCTTTTGCTATATTTCTCTGGATTTACGACGAACTTCGGAGGTACGCGATTAGGAAATATCCGGGAGGATTCTTTGAGAGAGAAACTTATTACTAA